CCGACGGGCTTAAAATCCCTCGAGCTTCGGCTTGTACGAGTTCAAGTCTCGTTCTGGGTACCACGGTTAAATCAAGGGTTTACGAACAATCTCACGATTGTTTGTGGACCCTTTTTTTATGGGATATCCTTCTGTAAAAGCATGTTTTGTCCCACTTTAAGCGAATTTTGTCCCACCTCATAAAAAATCAACCCCCTTACGGCCACTCATCAGGCTAATTTAAAATCTGGTCCTGCGCAGGACTTACTGGACCAAGAATGTTCAGGGAGTCTCCGCATGAAAAATATCATCCTGATTTCATTCTGTTGCCATCTAACAGCCATCATCTACGTAATCCACTTTGCGGGCTAACGCGTCAATTTCACCGATTCCATGCCCCATGGCATTTACCAGATTATTCCCGGCAAGCCGACCAAAGGCGATCTGGTTACTTTTAGCCTCCGTGAAGACAATCCATATTTTAAAATTTCGCTTGATCGTAAATATCTTGGTCATTACGACACACGGCCACTATTGAAAAATAGTGCCGGAACAACAGGAGATAAAGTTGAAGTTACGCTTGAAGGGATTAACATCAACGGATTTCTTCTCTCCTCAAGCGTCCTAAAAAACCATGACAATCATGGCAGAAATCTTCCTTCATTGCTCACTTCGAATCTTATTCCTCAAGGCAAAGCCCTTGTCCTGTCCACACACACCGAAAGTAGTTTTGACAGTAGATATTTCGGATTGATTGACGCGAAAGAAATGCAAAAGGGCATTCTCGTTTTAACCTTTAATTTGGAGGATA
This DNA window, taken from Maridesulfovibrio frigidus DSM 17176, encodes the following:
- a CDS encoding S26 family signal peptidase; translation: MPHGIYQIIPGKPTKGDLVTFSLREDNPYFKISLDRKYLGHYDTRPLLKNSAGTTGDKVEVTLEGININGFLLSSSVLKNHDNHGRNLPSLLTSNLIPQGKALVLSTHTESSFDSRYFGLIDAKEMQKGILVLTFNLEDRTMPENDEYLAQEARKIYITQPKIPARQL